CAAGCTCATCGGCGGTCACCACGTGACCAACCTGCTGGCAGCAGCCTCAGCGGCTTTCGCGGCAGGCATCCCCGCACCGGACATCGCGGCCTCGCTGAGCTCCCAATCGGCAGCCAGCCGCTGGCGGATGGAACGGACCGAACGGCCGGACGGCGTCACCATCATCAACGACGCCTACAACGCCAACCCCGAGTCGATGCGGGCCGCTTTGCGGACCCTTGCCGACCTCGGACAGGGTCGCCGCACGTGGGCCGTGCTCGGTGCCATGCTGGAACTCGGCGACGATTCAATCCGCGAGCACACGGCAGTGGGCACGCAGGTGGTCCGGCTCAACATCTCACGCCTGCTGGTGGTGGGCCGTGAAGCCCGTGCCATGTACGTATCCGCCATCCAAGAGGGCTCCTGGGGCGACGAGTGCCTATTCGCCGAGACGGTGGAAGAGGCCTATGAAATCCTGCAGAGCGAACTCCGGCCCGGCGACCTCGTCCTCTTCAAGTCCTCCAACGGTGTTGGGCTGCGGCATTTGGGCGATCGGATAGCATTACCCCCACGGGCCGAGCCCACCGGGGAAAGCGCGGCCAACGGCGCCGCAAGCGAAGGGAACGAGCTGCAGTGATTGCACTTTTGATCGGCGCAGGCGTCGCCCTCCTGGTGGCACTCATCGGGACCCCGTTGTTCATCCGGTTCCTGGTGGCCAAGAGCTACGGGCAATTCATCCGCGATGACGGACCGACATCGCACCACACCAAACGCGGCACGCCGACCATGGGCGGAACCGTGGTGGTGGCGGCCGTGCTGCTCAGCTACTTCGTGACCCACCTCATCATGTGGCTGATGAATCCGCGGTCGCCCGGGCCATCGGCGTCCGGCCTCCTTTTGTTGTTCCTCATGGTGGGTATGGGCTTTGTAGGCTTCCTCGACGACTACATCAAGATTTCGAACAAACGGAGCCTGGGCCTCAACGCCAAGGCCAAACTGATACTCCAAGCCGCCGTGGGCATCATCTTCGCTGTCCTGGTCCTTCAGTTCCCCAACGAAGACGGACTGCGCCCTGCCTCCACGCAGATATCGCTGGTCCGCGACATCCCTTGGCTGGACCTCGCCTTCGGCGGGACCGTTTTGGGGGCAATCCTCTTTGTGCTGTGGTCCAACCTGATCATCACGGCAGCCACCAACGGCGTGAACCTCACGGACGGGCTGGACGGGCTCGCGGCCGGGGCATCCATCATGGTGTTCGGGGCCTATACGATCATGGGCATCTGGCAGAGCAACCAAGCCTGCGGGTCCCCCAGGGAGGCGGGCAGCGGCTGCTACCAAGTGCGCGACCCCATGGACCTCGCGCTTCTCGCCGCAATACTGAGTGCGGCCTTGGTGGGCTTCCTGTGGTGGAACACATCTCCCGCCAAGATCTTCATGGGCGACACCGGTTCCCTGGCCATTGGCGGCGCCGTGGCAGCATTCGCGATCCTCTCCAGGACCGAACTGCTCCTGGCCTTCATCGGCGGCCTGTTCGTCCTCATCACCCTGTCCGTCATCATCCAGGTCGGCTTCTTCAAGCTGAGCGGCGGCAAGCGCGTCTTCAAGATGGCGCCGCTGCAGCACCACTTCGAACTCAAGGGCTGGGCCGAAGTGACTGTCGTTGTGCGGTTCTGGATCCTCGCCGGCCTGTTTGTCGCTGCCGGCCTTGGAATTTTCTACGCTGAATGGGTGGTGCTGCTGTGAACGCAAGCCCGGAAACAGTCTCCGACCGTCTTGAGGGGCTCACCAGTTGGGACTCCGACTGGAGCGGGCTCCGCGTCGTGGTCACCGGGATCGGCGTCTCCGGCTTTGCCGCCGCGGACACACTCATCGAACTTGGGGCGAAGGTGGTGGTTGTGGACGCATCCACCACGGCCAAGGCACAAGCGCAGGCCGACACCCTCAAGATCGTGGGTGCAGTTGATGTCCTCCTTGGGCAGGATGCCGTGAACAGCTTGCCGCTCATCGAAGGCGAAAAGCCCGAACTCGTTGTCACCTCGCCGGGGTGGCGTCCGGACCAGGCCCTGCTCGCGGCCGCCAAACGGAAGCACATTCCCGTGTGGGGCGACGTTGAACTGGCATGGCGTCTAAGAGTGCGCGAAGGCCGTAAGACGGCCGACTGGTTGGCCATCACCGGAACCAACGGCAAGACCACCACTGTGGGCATGACGGAATCCATGCTGCAAGCGGCCGGACTGAAAGCCATCGCCGTGGGCAACGTGGGCACACCCATCCTGGACGCCCTGCGTGACCCGGTGGATTACGACGCCTTCGCGGTGGAACTCTCCAGCTTCCAGCTTCACTGGAGCCATTCATTGTCTCCAGTGGCCAGCGTGTGCCTCAACGTTGCAGAGGACCACGTGGACTGGCATGGCTCCTATGAGTCGTACTTGGCGGACAAGGCCAAGGTGTACGAGAACACGCAGAAGGCGGCAATCTACAACGCCGAGCAGATCGAGACCGAACGCATGGTGGAAAACGCGGACGTCATCGAAGGCTGCCGCGCGGTCGCCTTCACCACCAACACCCCGGCCATCAGCATGGTGGGGATCGTGGACGGTTTGCTCGTGGACCGCGCCTTCATCGCCGAACGCAAGGATTCTGCGGCCGAGCTCGCCGCCCTGGCCGACCTCGGCGCGGTAGCGCCCCGGCACATGGTGGCCAATGCCTTGGCGGCCGCTGCCTTGGTCCGCGCCTACGGAGTGGAACCGGCAGCGGTGAAACAGGGCCTGGTCAACTTCCTTCCCGGTGAACACCGGATCCAGTTGGTTGCCAAGCAGAACGACGTGCTCTGGGTCGACGACTCCAAAGCCACCAATCCGCATGCGGCGTCCGCAGCCCTCTCCGCCTTCTCCAACGTCGTGTGGATCGCCGGCGGCCTCTCCAAAGGCGTCAACTATGACGACCTCGTCAAGGAGCATGCCCACCGGCTCAAGGCGGTTGTCCTGATCGGTGCGGACACCGGTGCCCTGGAAGGTTCGCTGCGGCGACACGCGCCCGATGTCCCCGTGATCCTCCAGCCCAAGGGTGAAACTGAGGAAGTGGAGACCGCAGTTGCCTCACCAATTTTCGGTGAGACCATCATGGCCCAGGCCGTAGCTTCGGCCGCCGATGTGGCAGCCCCGGGCGACACCGTCCTCATGGCACCGGCCGCGGCCTCCATGGATCAGTTCTCTTCCTACGCTCACCGTGGCGACGCTTTCATCCAGGCAGTCCGCGAGCTCGTGGAAGGGCAGGCACAGACCACCGAGGAGTAGCAATGGTCAGCACGCCCACGCGTAGCCGCGGCAAAGAGCCCGACGCCGGTGACTCCGGTTCCCAGCGGACCAGCGTCCAGCGGACCAAGGCCAAGCAGCCGGTCCGGCTTCGCGGACACGTGAGGAAGTTTTGGGAAGCGCTGGAAGGCCGCAGCAAGGCGCCCAACAGTTCCACCTACTACCTCATCCTCGGGTGTGCCATGGCGCTGACAGCCATCGGCGTCATGATGGTGCTGTCGGCCTCGAGCGTCGAAGCGATCTCCGAGGGCAAGTCACCGTATGCGGACGCCCTCAAGCAGGCAGCTTTCGGCGTCATGGGCCTCATCGCCATGTACGTCATCTCGCGGACAAACGTGAACTGGATGAAACGGCTGTCCTGGTGGGGCTTTGGCATCGTCGTTGTCCTGCTGGTCCTGGTGCAGGTCATCGGCAACAGCGTCAACGGCAACCGGAACTGGGTGGACATAGGCGGCATCACCATCCAGCCCTCCGAAATCGCGAAGCTGGCCTTGTGCGTGTGGATCGCTGCCGTGCTCGCGCGGAAGGAAAAGTACCTCACCAGCTGGTGGCATGTGATTATCCCCGTCATCCCGGGAGCGGGCCTTGTCATTGTTTTGGTAATGCTCGGCAACGACCTCGGAACGGTCATTGTGATTGCGGCGATCATGGTGGCTGCATTGTATTTTGCCGGTGTTCCGGCCCGCATGCTGGCCATCGTCGGCCTCATCGGCGCCGCCGGGGCTACAGCGGGTACCCTCAGCAGTGCCAACCGGATTTGTCGGATCACGTCGTGGCTCGGTAATCCTTCGGCCACCTGCACCGAACAGTTCGACTTCGACTTCCAATCAACCAACGGCATGTACGGCCTGGCGCAGGGGAGTTGGACGGGTTTGGGGCTCGGGCAAAGCCGGCAGAAATACAACTGGCTGCCGGAAGCACACAATGACTTCATCTTCGCCATCATCGGGGAGGAGCTGGGCTTGGTTGGCACCCTTGTGGTGTTGGTCCTGTTCGCAATCCTCGGTATTGCCATTTTCCGGGTTGTGGTCCGCCAAACGGATCCGTTCCAGCGCACGCTGGCCGGCGGCATCATGGTGTGGTTGCTCGGCCAGGCCAGCATGAATATGGGTGTTGTCACCCAGCTTCTGCCCGTGATCGGCGTCCCGTTGCCCTTCATCTCCTATGGCGGTTCAGCCCTGGTGATGTCACTGTGCGGCGTCGGCGTAGTGTTGTCTCTGGCCCGGGGACAACTGCCCCCGCAGCAACGCCCCGGATTCATTCCCGGTCGATCTCCCAAAGCCGCACGAAAGCGTACCCGCACTTCATGACTGCAGATTCACACCAAGCCATCACGCCGTTGTCAGTTGTCCTGGCAGGCGGCGGTACGGCAGGCCATATCAGCCCGCTGCTCGCGATCGCCGACGCGATCCGCTCACAGCGTCCCGACGCCGCCATCCTGGCCGTCGGCACGCCGTGGGGCATGGAAACCAGGCTGATACCGGCGGCCGGCTATGAACTGGCCACCATCGACCGGGTGCCTTTCCCTCGACGTCCCTCCATGGACCTGGTGCGGTTGCCCGGACGGCTCTCGGCAGCCGTCAAACAGGCCGGGCGTATCCTCGATGATGCCGCAGCAGATGTGCTGGTAGGCGTGGGCGGGTACGTCTGCACGCCCATGTACCTCGCCGCCCGCAAGCGCCGGATCCCCATCGTGATCCATGAGGCGAACCTGAAAGCCGGGCTGGCCAACCGTGTGGGCGCCCGGTTCAGCAGGCACGTCGCCGTCGCCTTCGAGGGAGCCAAGTTACCCGGTGCCCGCCACGTTGGCATGCCCATGCGCAAAGCCATTTCCAGTCTGGACCGGACGTCCGCGGCGCACGCCGCCAAGACTGCCCTTGGCCTGGACCCGGACCGCCCTGCGTTGATTGTGACCGGGGGGTCCTCCGGCGCTGCCAGCATCAACCGCTCCGTTGCCGCGGCGCTGCCCGCCCTCGCCGCTGCGGGGATCCAGACGCTGCATATCACAGGCGTGGGCAAGGCTGTCATGGATGACGACGGCGGGCTCCTCGCCGGAGACGGCTACCGCCAGGTGGAGTACGTCGACGGCATGGAGACTGTCTATGCCGCCGCCGACGTGCTTCTCGCCCGGGCCGGAGCTGCCACGGTCAGCGAGATAGCAGCAGTAGGCGTGCCCGCGGTGTTCGTTCCCTTGCCGATCGGCAACGGGGAGCAGGCCTTGAACGCCGCAGCCTTGGTCAAGGCAGGAGGTGCGTTGCTCGTTGCGGACAAGGACCTGACTCCGCAGTGGCTGGAGAGCGAGCTCATTCCGCTCCTGTCCGACCAGCAGCGCCTCAACGCCATGGCACGGGCAGCTGAAAGCCTTGGTATCCGAAACGCCGATCAGCGGATGGCTGATCTTGTCCTGGAAGCGGTATCCGCATGACCCACACTCCTGTGTCCCTCGAATCGCCCGGGTCCCTTCAGTCCTTGGGCCGCGTGCATTTCATCGGCATTGGCGGCGTCGGCATGTCAGCCGTCGCCCGCATCATGGTCTCGCGGGGTGTCCCTGTCAGCGGAAGCGATGCCAAGGACCTGCCGGTGATGCATGACCTTGCCAAGGCAGGGGCTGGAATCAGTGTCGGATATGACGCCTCGAACCTGGGGGACGCCCAGACCATCGTCGCGGGATCGGCCATCAGGGAAGACAATCCAGAGCTCGCCGCCGCGCGTGCACAAGGCCTCCCCGTACTGCACCGTTCCCAGGCTTTGGCTGCGACCATGGCCGGTCACCGGGTGGTCACCGTGGCAGGCACCCACGGCAAATCGACCACCACCTCCATGGTTGCCGTGCTGCTCAAGGAAGCGGGCCTCGATCCCACGTTCGCCATTGGGGCGAACGTCCCTGCGCTCGGTGTGAATGCAGCGCACGGGTCCTCGGACATCTTCGTGGCGGAAGCTGATGAGTCCGATGGCTCGTTCCTGAACTACCGTCCGTTGATCGCGGTGGTGACCAACGTCGAGGCCGACCACCTGGACCATTACGGGACGGCCGAAGCCGTTTTTGCCTCCTTCGACAGTTTTGCCGCGCTCCTCCCCGCGGACGGCGTCCTTTTGGCGTGTGCCGACGACGCCGGTGCGCGCGCGCTTGCCGGGCGCACCGCCGCGAAGGGAACCACGAGGGTGCTGACGTATGGAACAGCCGATGACGCCGACATCCGGCTCTCCGACGACGGTCCCGGGCGCGTTTCGGTCACCGTGGACGGGGCCAATCATGGCCTGGACCTGCAGGTGCCGGGCCGGCACAACGCGCTGAACGCGGCTGCTGCCTTTGGCGTGGCTCTTGAACTGGGCGTTGATCCGGAGGTGGCCGCTGCAGCCCTGGGCCATTTCACCGGCGCCTCCCGGCGTTTCGAACTCAAGGGCCAGGCCAAGGGAGTGCGGGTCTATGACGATTACGCCCACCATCCCACGGAGGTCAGGGCTGCGCTCTCAGCGGCCAGGTCCGTGGCAAGGCAGAACAAAGTCCATGTCCTGTTCCAGCCGCACCTTTTCTCCAGGACGCGCGAATTCGCAGCTGAGTTTGCCGAGGCACTCGATCTTGCGGACACCGCACTGGTCCTGGATATCTACCCGGCGCGGGAGGATCCCATCCCCGGGGTTACCAGCGCCCTGATCGCTGACAAGCTCTCCAAGGGGCGCTTGGTGAGCCAGGCGGAAGCAGTGGCCGCAGTTGCCGGTGTTGCCGGGGAGGGCGACGTTGTCCTGACCGTAGGGGCCGGAGATGTCACCGCTTACGGGCCGTTGATCGTGGAGCAGCTGGATGGCTAGCACCCGGAAGCCGACATTCAAGCCTGCGAAAGACACTGCGAAGGGCGCCGCGCGGCCTTCAACCGCCCCGGACCCGCGGAGCAATGCGGCGCCGGGCGATGTCATCAGCGCAGAGCGGATTGTGGAACCCGGGGAAGTTCCTGCCAGAAAAGGGGCCGGTTCCAAGCTTGCTGCTGCAAAGGCAACAGCAGCCAGGAAGCCCAAAACGGGGCGACCCCCGGCCGGGCAGTCCGCTCCCGACGACAACGTCATTGCTTTTCCGGAGCCGAAGCGTCACAGGACCCGCCGCTACATCCTTTGGACGGCGGCGGTGACCGCTGCCGTGGTGGCGGCCATTATTGCGGGCGCCGTTTTTTCGCCCGCCCTTGCGGTACGGGCCATCACCGTTGACGGGACCAAGCTGCTCACCGTGGATGCGGTGCAGGAGGCCTTGGCGCCTATGGAGGGCAAGCCGCTTCCCCAAGTGACGGAGCAGGACGTCAATGACCTGCTCAAGCCCCTCGTGCAGGTGCGGTCGGCCACCATCGAGGCCCGTCCGCCGTCGGAACTCCTGGTCCACGTGGAGGAGCGCGTGCCGGTAGCCCTGCTTAAGCAGGGCGATTCTTTTGTCATGGTGGACGTCGATGGTGTGCAGCTCGGAGCCACCGCGGATCAGTCGGCGGTAGCTCTGCCGCTCATCGATGCGGGAGCCGGCGCGGGCAACACGCAGCTCTTCAAGGCCATCGCTGCCGTGCTGGACACGTTGCCGGCTGATGTCCTG
The Paenarthrobacter ureafaciens genome window above contains:
- the murC gene encoding UDP-N-acetylmuramate--L-alanine ligase, giving the protein MTHTPVSLESPGSLQSLGRVHFIGIGGVGMSAVARIMVSRGVPVSGSDAKDLPVMHDLAKAGAGISVGYDASNLGDAQTIVAGSAIREDNPELAAARAQGLPVLHRSQALAATMAGHRVVTVAGTHGKSTTTSMVAVLLKEAGLDPTFAIGANVPALGVNAAHGSSDIFVAEADESDGSFLNYRPLIAVVTNVEADHLDHYGTAEAVFASFDSFAALLPADGVLLACADDAGARALAGRTAAKGTTRVLTYGTADDADIRLSDDGPGRVSVTVDGANHGLDLQVPGRHNALNAAAAFGVALELGVDPEVAAAALGHFTGASRRFELKGQAKGVRVYDDYAHHPTEVRAALSAARSVARQNKVHVLFQPHLFSRTREFAAEFAEALDLADTALVLDIYPAREDPIPGVTSALIADKLSKGRLVSQAEAVAAVAGVAGEGDVVLTVGAGDVTAYGPLIVEQLDG
- a CDS encoding FtsQ-type POTRA domain-containing protein, translating into MASTRKPTFKPAKDTAKGAARPSTAPDPRSNAAPGDVISAERIVEPGEVPARKGAGSKLAAAKATAARKPKTGRPPAGQSAPDDNVIAFPEPKRHRTRRYILWTAAVTAAVVAAIIAGAVFSPALAVRAITVDGTKLLTVDAVQEALAPMEGKPLPQVTEQDVNDLLKPLVQVRSATIEARPPSELLVHVEERVPVALLKQGDSFVMVDVDGVQLGATADQSAVALPLIDAGAGAGNTQLFKAIAAVLDTLPADVLARMSAASAASPDAVELKLVDGKTVVWGNAEDRELKAKALEALLKMPADPKVPVNVYDVSVPRHPFTK
- the ftsW gene encoding putative lipid II flippase FtsW, which produces MVSTPTRSRGKEPDAGDSGSQRTSVQRTKAKQPVRLRGHVRKFWEALEGRSKAPNSSTYYLILGCAMALTAIGVMMVLSASSVEAISEGKSPYADALKQAAFGVMGLIAMYVISRTNVNWMKRLSWWGFGIVVVLLVLVQVIGNSVNGNRNWVDIGGITIQPSEIAKLALCVWIAAVLARKEKYLTSWWHVIIPVIPGAGLVIVLVMLGNDLGTVIVIAAIMVAALYFAGVPARMLAIVGLIGAAGATAGTLSSANRICRITSWLGNPSATCTEQFDFDFQSTNGMYGLAQGSWTGLGLGQSRQKYNWLPEAHNDFIFAIIGEELGLVGTLVVLVLFAILGIAIFRVVVRQTDPFQRTLAGGIMVWLLGQASMNMGVVTQLLPVIGVPLPFISYGGSALVMSLCGVGVVLSLARGQLPPQQRPGFIPGRSPKAARKRTRTS
- the mraY gene encoding phospho-N-acetylmuramoyl-pentapeptide-transferase translates to MIALLIGAGVALLVALIGTPLFIRFLVAKSYGQFIRDDGPTSHHTKRGTPTMGGTVVVAAVLLSYFVTHLIMWLMNPRSPGPSASGLLLLFLMVGMGFVGFLDDYIKISNKRSLGLNAKAKLILQAAVGIIFAVLVLQFPNEDGLRPASTQISLVRDIPWLDLAFGGTVLGAILFVLWSNLIITAATNGVNLTDGLDGLAAGASIMVFGAYTIMGIWQSNQACGSPREAGSGCYQVRDPMDLALLAAILSAALVGFLWWNTSPAKIFMGDTGSLAIGGAVAAFAILSRTELLLAFIGGLFVLITLSVIIQVGFFKLSGGKRVFKMAPLQHHFELKGWAEVTVVVRFWILAGLFVAAGLGIFYAEWVVLL
- the murD gene encoding UDP-N-acetylmuramoyl-L-alanine--D-glutamate ligase — protein: MGGAAVNASPETVSDRLEGLTSWDSDWSGLRVVVTGIGVSGFAAADTLIELGAKVVVVDASTTAKAQAQADTLKIVGAVDVLLGQDAVNSLPLIEGEKPELVVTSPGWRPDQALLAAAKRKHIPVWGDVELAWRLRVREGRKTADWLAITGTNGKTTTVGMTESMLQAAGLKAIAVGNVGTPILDALRDPVDYDAFAVELSSFQLHWSHSLSPVASVCLNVAEDHVDWHGSYESYLADKAKVYENTQKAAIYNAEQIETERMVENADVIEGCRAVAFTTNTPAISMVGIVDGLLVDRAFIAERKDSAAELAALADLGAVAPRHMVANALAAAALVRAYGVEPAAVKQGLVNFLPGEHRIQLVAKQNDVLWVDDSKATNPHAASAALSAFSNVVWIAGGLSKGVNYDDLVKEHAHRLKAVVLIGADTGALEGSLRRHAPDVPVILQPKGETEEVETAVASPIFGETIMAQAVASAADVAAPGDTVLMAPAAASMDQFSSYAHRGDAFIQAVRELVEGQAQTTEE
- the murG gene encoding undecaprenyldiphospho-muramoylpentapeptide beta-N-acetylglucosaminyltransferase, yielding MTADSHQAITPLSVVLAGGGTAGHISPLLAIADAIRSQRPDAAILAVGTPWGMETRLIPAAGYELATIDRVPFPRRPSMDLVRLPGRLSAAVKQAGRILDDAAADVLVGVGGYVCTPMYLAARKRRIPIVIHEANLKAGLANRVGARFSRHVAVAFEGAKLPGARHVGMPMRKAISSLDRTSAAHAAKTALGLDPDRPALIVTGGSSGAASINRSVAAALPALAAAGIQTLHITGVGKAVMDDDGGLLAGDGYRQVEYVDGMETVYAAADVLLARAGAATVSEIAAVGVPAVFVPLPIGNGEQALNAAALVKAGGALLVADKDLTPQWLESELIPLLSDQQRLNAMARAAESLGIRNADQRMADLVLEAVSA